From Symphalangus syndactylus isolate Jambi chromosome 17, NHGRI_mSymSyn1-v2.1_pri, whole genome shotgun sequence, one genomic window encodes:
- the BSG gene encoding basigin isoform X1 has protein sequence MAAALFVLLGFALLGAHGVSGAAGFVQAPLSQQRWVGGSVELHCEAVGSPVPEIQWWFEGQGPNDTCSQLWDGARLDRVHIHATYHQHAASTISIDTLAEEDTGTYECRASNDPDRNHLARAPTVKWVRAQAVVLVLEPGTVFTSVENTGAKTLLTCFLNDSATEVTGHRWLKGDVVLKEDTLPDQKTDFEVDSDDRWGEYSCVFLPEPTRRADIQLHGPPRVKAVKSSEHINEGETAVLACKSESVPPVTDWVWHKITESGDQLIGNQSRFFVSSSQGRSELHIENLNMEADPGQYRCNGTSSEGTNQAIITLRVRSHLAALWPFLGIVAEVLVLVTIIFIYEKRRKPEDVLDDDDAGSAPLKSSGQHQNDKGKNVRQRNSS, from the exons CCGGCTTCGTCCAGGCGCCACTGTCCCAGCAGAGGTGGGTAGGGGGCAGTGTGGAGCTACACTGCGAGGCCGTGGGCAGCCCGGTGCCCGAGATCCAGTGGTGGTTTGAAGGGCAGGGTCCCAACGACACCTGCTCCCAGCTCTGGGACGGCGCCCGGCTGGACCGCGTCCACATCCACGCCACCTACCACCAGCACGCGGCCAGCACCATCTCCATCGACACGCTCGCGGAGGAGGACACGGGCACTTATGAGTGCCGGGCCAGCAACGACCCGGACCGCAACCACCTGGCCCGGGCGCCCACGGTCAAGTGGGTCCGCGCCCAGGCAGTCGTGCTAGTCCTGGAAC CCGGCACAGTCTTCACTTCTGTAGAAAACACTGGCGCCAAGACACTCCTCACCTGCTTCTTGAATGACAGCGCCACAGAGGTCACCGGGCACCGCTGGCTGAAAGGGGACGTGGTGCTGAAGGAGGACACGCTGCCCGACCAGAAAACGGACTTCGA GGTGGACTCGGACGACCGCTGGGGAGAGTACTCCTGCGTCTTCCTCCCCGAGCCCACACGCAGGGCCGACATCCAGCTCCACG GTCCTCCCAGAGTGAAGGCTGTGAAGTCGTCAGAACACATCAACGAGGGGGAGACGGCCGTGCTGGCCTGCAAGTCAGAGTCTGTGCCCCCCGTCACCGACTGGGTCTGGCACAAGATCACTGAGTCTGGGGACCAG CTCATTGGGAACCAGAGCAGGTTCTTCGTGAGTTCCTCGCAGGGCCGGTCAGAGCTACACATTGAGAACCTGAACATGGAGGCCGACCCCGGCCAGTACAGGTGCAACGGCACCAGCTCCGAGGGCACCAACCAGGCCATCATCACGCTCCGTGTGCGCAGCCACCTGGCCGCCCTCTGGCCCTTCCTGGGCATCGTGGCTGAGGTGCTGGTGCTGGTCACCATCATCTTCATCTATGAGAAGCGCCGGAAGCCTGAGGACGTCCTGGATG ATGACGACGCCGGCTCTGCACCCCT GAAGAGCAGTGGGCAGCACCAGAACGACAAAGGCAAGAACGTCCGCCAGAGGAACTCCtcctag
- the BSG gene encoding basigin isoform X2: protein MAAALFVLLGFALLGAHGVSGAAGTVFTSVENTGAKTLLTCFLNDSATEVTGHRWLKGDVVLKEDTLPDQKTDFEVDSDDRWGEYSCVFLPEPTRRADIQLHGPPRVKAVKSSEHINEGETAVLACKSESVPPVTDWVWHKITESGDQLIGNQSRFFVSSSQGRSELHIENLNMEADPGQYRCNGTSSEGTNQAIITLRVRSHLAALWPFLGIVAEVLVLVTIIFIYEKRRKPEDVLDDDDAGSAPLKSSGQHQNDKGKNVRQRNSS from the exons CCGGCACAGTCTTCACTTCTGTAGAAAACACTGGCGCCAAGACACTCCTCACCTGCTTCTTGAATGACAGCGCCACAGAGGTCACCGGGCACCGCTGGCTGAAAGGGGACGTGGTGCTGAAGGAGGACACGCTGCCCGACCAGAAAACGGACTTCGA GGTGGACTCGGACGACCGCTGGGGAGAGTACTCCTGCGTCTTCCTCCCCGAGCCCACACGCAGGGCCGACATCCAGCTCCACG GTCCTCCCAGAGTGAAGGCTGTGAAGTCGTCAGAACACATCAACGAGGGGGAGACGGCCGTGCTGGCCTGCAAGTCAGAGTCTGTGCCCCCCGTCACCGACTGGGTCTGGCACAAGATCACTGAGTCTGGGGACCAG CTCATTGGGAACCAGAGCAGGTTCTTCGTGAGTTCCTCGCAGGGCCGGTCAGAGCTACACATTGAGAACCTGAACATGGAGGCCGACCCCGGCCAGTACAGGTGCAACGGCACCAGCTCCGAGGGCACCAACCAGGCCATCATCACGCTCCGTGTGCGCAGCCACCTGGCCGCCCTCTGGCCCTTCCTGGGCATCGTGGCTGAGGTGCTGGTGCTGGTCACCATCATCTTCATCTATGAGAAGCGCCGGAAGCCTGAGGACGTCCTGGATG ATGACGACGCCGGCTCTGCACCCCT GAAGAGCAGTGGGCAGCACCAGAACGACAAAGGCAAGAACGTCCGCCAGAGGAACTCCtcctag